One window from the genome of Spirosoma rhododendri encodes:
- a CDS encoding SCO family protein produces MKVSSIPASSWQLLSTTALLISLSIFAISCGPGDDKLPVLGQKELVTRTVDGKTVTDSVAHQIPDFAFVDQYGDTVTAKTVAGKIYVADFFFTSCPTICPKMKVQLKRVFEKYKGNSDVLLLSHSIDPKHDSVAVLKKFADNLGIAGKQWLFLTGDRDKIYDIGQNSYMVTAQEDSSVPGGVVHSGAFILVDKDRHIRGIYDGTTEAGVDKLMKDMDRLLAENKA; encoded by the coding sequence AACGGCTCTGCTAATCAGCCTGTCAATATTCGCAATCAGCTGCGGTCCGGGCGACGATAAACTGCCCGTTCTGGGGCAGAAAGAACTCGTTACCCGCACTGTCGATGGTAAAACAGTGACGGATTCAGTCGCGCACCAGATCCCGGACTTCGCCTTCGTCGATCAATACGGCGACACAGTGACGGCTAAGACCGTAGCGGGGAAAATATACGTGGCCGATTTTTTCTTTACCAGCTGCCCCACGATCTGCCCCAAGATGAAGGTGCAGCTCAAGCGCGTGTTTGAGAAGTACAAGGGTAATTCTGACGTGCTGCTGCTCTCCCACTCCATCGACCCGAAACACGACTCGGTGGCAGTGCTGAAAAAATTCGCCGATAACCTGGGTATCGCAGGCAAGCAGTGGCTGTTCCTGACCGGCGATCGCGACAAGATTTACGACATCGGTCAGAACAGCTACATGGTAACCGCGCAGGAAGATTCGTCGGTGCCGGGGGGCGTGGTCCACAGCGGGGCGTTTATTCTGGTCGACAAAGACCGACACATTCGGGGCATCTACGATGGAACGACCGAAGCGGGCGTCGATAAACTAATGAAGGACATGGACCGGCTGCTGGCCGAAAACAAGGCATGA
- a CDS encoding c-type cytochrome — protein MRQLLYGFAGLFILLTGLISCQSDEEIKRQKYITEGILIYQNQCANCHQAKGQGLAALYPPIAGSDYLKHKDSVICLIRYGMQGPVVVNGKTYNRVMPAQPQLSDLEVAELTTYIYNEWGNETTLTSAKTVGPLLEKCRPKQ, from the coding sequence ATGAGGCAGCTTTTGTACGGATTCGCAGGTCTATTTATCCTGCTGACGGGGCTTATTTCCTGCCAGAGCGACGAGGAAATCAAGCGGCAGAAATACATTACGGAAGGGATTCTGATCTACCAGAATCAGTGCGCCAATTGCCATCAGGCCAAAGGACAGGGGCTGGCGGCTCTGTACCCACCGATTGCTGGGTCTGATTACCTCAAACACAAAGATTCGGTAATCTGCCTGATTCGCTATGGGATGCAGGGGCCGGTCGTTGTCAACGGTAAGACTTACAACCGGGTAATGCCCGCCCAGCCTCAACTCAGCGACCTCGAAGTAGCGGAGTTGACCACGTATATCTACAATGAGTGGGGCAATGAAACGACGCTGACCAGTGCTAAAACCGTTGGGCCGCTCCTCGAAAAGTGCCGCCCGAAGCAGTAA
- the lptC gene encoding LPS export ABC transporter periplasmic protein LptC has translation MSLFHLKKTARAGVYTGLLLSLLACEEAKTVKKVDPFNGPVETIDNVEMLYSEAAKLKVKLTTAKQFRYINDDRKYPKQVNIVFYDATGQPTTTLRSDSGRYDKAKDLYTVMGNVVVVNTLKQEKLLTPTLNWKPSTKKVYTEKRVTVISQLTGEKLYGIGMDANQDFSQYSIRKPTGIFNVNGGI, from the coding sequence ATGTCTTTATTCCACCTGAAAAAAACGGCACGAGCCGGTGTATATACCGGCCTGCTGCTGAGCTTGCTGGCCTGCGAAGAAGCAAAGACAGTCAAGAAAGTAGACCCGTTCAACGGCCCTGTCGAAACTATCGACAACGTCGAGATGCTGTATAGCGAAGCCGCTAAACTCAAGGTGAAGCTGACGACCGCCAAGCAGTTTCGCTATATCAACGACGACCGTAAATACCCCAAACAGGTCAACATCGTTTTTTACGACGCAACCGGCCAGCCGACCACGACGCTGCGCTCCGATTCCGGCCGGTACGATAAAGCCAAAGATCTGTACACGGTGATGGGCAACGTGGTGGTAGTCAACACGCTAAAGCAGGAAAAACTGCTGACGCCAACGCTCAACTGGAAGCCCAGCACGAAAAAGGTGTATACCGAGAAACGCGTCACGGTGATTAGCCAGCTGACGGGCGAAAAACTGTACGGTATCGGTATGGATGCCAATCAGGATTTCTCGCAGTACTCCATCCGCAAGCCGACCGGTATTTTCAACGTCAACGGGGGAATCTAG
- a CDS encoding OmpP1/FadL family transporter, whose product MLKLYTRVVRLIGSSILAVTLVSSLAHGQGLGNTPYSALGLGEAYPLGNAANIGMGGLGISNPNPFYLNLQNPALLATRPPVTVFEVGLQGLSRSLTQRISNSTQSQQNFGANLGYLAVAFPANPRWSMSVSLRPFTYVNYSTVQVQQVPGTNRSGVYDYKGSGGLNKASFATGFRLFEKKNVYVGGEASFLFGNITNSSAAYVALNGNGTDTQVNLLNRVNYGDVVFKLGAAWRPKLSENWTLNLGATYDPETRIKGTQTDIYQLTQSSSPITTPDTARNNVTGKTTLPQQVHAGISIERNNRFTAGVDVGYQQWSRFRNNDNVSTGLLDAITTAVGFELTPKSNSTRYRDLITYRLGAQYNQMPYEIGGTRINDMNVSTGVSLPLGRYRVNQVTLSLVYGQRGVLAGMQVREQYLRMALGFSLADRWFVKRVID is encoded by the coding sequence ATGTTGAAACTATACACACGGGTCGTCCGGCTGATTGGAAGTAGTATACTGGCTGTTACGCTGGTATCGTCGCTGGCGCACGGACAGGGCCTGGGTAACACACCTTATTCGGCGCTGGGTCTGGGTGAGGCCTATCCGCTGGGCAACGCGGCCAATATCGGGATGGGCGGACTTGGCATCAGCAATCCGAACCCGTTTTACCTGAACCTGCAAAATCCCGCCCTGCTGGCTACGCGCCCACCGGTTACGGTATTCGAAGTGGGCTTGCAGGGGCTGTCGCGTTCGCTTACGCAGCGCATCAGCAACAGCACGCAGAGCCAGCAGAACTTCGGAGCCAATCTGGGGTACCTGGCCGTAGCGTTTCCGGCTAATCCGCGCTGGAGCATGTCGGTCAGCCTGCGCCCGTTCACCTACGTCAACTACTCGACGGTGCAGGTTCAGCAGGTGCCCGGTACGAACCGATCTGGGGTGTACGACTACAAAGGGTCGGGTGGGCTGAACAAAGCGTCCTTCGCTACCGGGTTTCGGCTGTTCGAGAAAAAGAACGTGTATGTCGGGGGCGAAGCGTCGTTTTTGTTCGGCAACATTACCAACTCATCGGCGGCTTATGTAGCCCTCAACGGTAATGGTACCGATACTCAGGTCAACCTGCTGAACCGGGTGAACTACGGTGATGTCGTGTTTAAACTGGGTGCTGCCTGGCGGCCTAAACTAAGCGAGAACTGGACGCTCAATCTGGGTGCCACCTATGACCCGGAAACGCGGATAAAAGGCACGCAGACCGATATTTATCAGCTTACTCAGAGCAGTTCCCCGATAACGACGCCGGACACCGCCCGCAACAATGTAACGGGCAAAACGACCCTGCCGCAGCAGGTACACGCCGGTATCAGTATCGAGCGCAACAACCGGTTCACGGCCGGGGTCGATGTTGGCTATCAGCAGTGGAGCCGGTTCCGCAATAACGACAACGTAAGTACTGGCCTGCTCGATGCGATTACAACGGCGGTTGGGTTTGAACTGACGCCTAAATCCAATTCGACGCGCTACCGCGATCTGATTACGTACCGACTGGGTGCGCAGTACAACCAGATGCCATACGAAATTGGCGGTACGCGGATCAACGATATGAACGTCAGTACGGGTGTATCGCTGCCGCTGGGCCGCTACCGCGTCAATCAGGTGACGCTGTCGCTGGTCTACGGACAGCGGGGTGTACTGGCGGGAATGCAGGTGCGCGAGCAGTATCTGCGCATGGCCCTCGGTTTTTCGCTGGCCGATCGCTGGTTTGTTAAACGGGTTATCGATTAG
- a CDS encoding type III pantothenate kinase — translation MNLVIDWGNSSLKTGWFDGVELVETGHFNTVSALVQAIGLSADRPLEQVLVSSTSRSADVIQQELTGLPVPVHVFDNQTPVPIKNGYDTPHTLGPDRLAAAAGAAGLFPGRACLVLDLGTCLTADLVDPDGTFRGGLIAPGLTMRFRAMHEHTARLPMIDNPLADANWPDLVARNTRDALRSGVLNGLGFELNGLIEAHRHNWPDLAVLLCGGDGPVLRSRLKEPIFAVPELVLTGLNRILRYNVETIHTGRPADWK, via the coding sequence ATGAATCTGGTGATAGACTGGGGCAACTCAAGCCTGAAAACGGGTTGGTTCGATGGGGTAGAGCTGGTAGAAACGGGTCATTTCAATACCGTGTCAGCCCTCGTACAGGCAATTGGCCTGTCGGCTGACCGGCCGCTGGAACAGGTTCTTGTCTCGTCGACGAGCCGGTCGGCCGACGTTATTCAGCAGGAATTGACGGGGTTGCCGGTGCCGGTACATGTGTTTGACAATCAGACGCCGGTACCGATAAAAAACGGCTACGATACTCCCCATACGCTGGGCCCTGATCGGCTGGCAGCTGCCGCCGGAGCCGCCGGGCTGTTTCCGGGCCGGGCCTGTCTGGTGCTGGATCTGGGTACCTGCCTGACTGCTGATCTGGTCGATCCGGACGGTACGTTTCGGGGTGGACTTATTGCGCCGGGCCTAACCATGCGGTTTCGGGCTATGCACGAGCACACGGCCCGGCTGCCGATGATCGACAACCCGCTGGCCGACGCCAATTGGCCCGACCTGGTTGCCCGCAACACGCGCGATGCCCTTCGCAGCGGGGTGCTGAACGGGCTTGGTTTTGAACTGAACGGGCTGATCGAAGCTCACCGGCACAACTGGCCCGACCTCGCCGTCCTGCTGTGTGGGGGCGACGGGCCGGTTTTGAGAAGTCGGCTGAAAGAGCCGATATTTGCAGTACCGGAACTGGTGCTGACGGGATTGAATCGAATTTTACGCTATAATGTTGAAACTATACACACGGGTCGTCCGGCTGATTGGAAGTAG
- a CDS encoding response regulator yields MNDLLIYLVDDDEDDRLLLRQAFRQHPALCQINEFIDGIELIKQLEQVPEGQYPNLILLDLNMPRIDGFDVLKIIKQRSDWHMIPVVILTTSDEQRDRQRSIELGADDYMVKPPSYSMLRSIIDRGIAIARQDAAENESSY; encoded by the coding sequence ATGAATGACTTACTGATCTACCTGGTCGATGATGATGAGGATGACCGGCTGCTACTTCGGCAGGCCTTTCGCCAACATCCAGCTTTATGCCAGATAAATGAGTTTATCGACGGGATTGAGTTGATCAAACAGCTTGAGCAGGTGCCGGAAGGGCAGTATCCCAACCTGATTTTGCTCGATCTCAACATGCCCCGTATCGATGGCTTCGATGTTCTGAAAATCATCAAACAGCGCAGCGACTGGCACATGATTCCGGTTGTAATCCTGACAACGTCCGACGAACAGCGCGATCGGCAGCGGAGTATAGAGCTGGGAGCCGACGATTACATGGTGAAGCCGCCCAGCTACTCAATGCTGAGGTCAATCATTGATCGGGGCATCGCCATCGCCCGGCAGGATGCCGCCGAGAACGAGTCGAGCTATTAG
- a CDS encoding sterol desaturase family protein has translation MKDLIQYAIPGFVVLLVAEVIVTAVQQRDYYDARDTASSLAMGIGNVLIGVVGKVVVFGTYSLVYRFRLATVDMTQWWAWVMLFFADDFSYYLFHRISHSSRYFWASHVIHHSSLKYNLGTALRQTWTGTLTGSFVFWIWLPLVGFSPVAVMTMQSISLLYQFWIHTELIGKLPAPIEFIFNTPSHHRVHHGSDLDYLDRNHAGVLIIWDRLFGTFTAEKQRPTYGLTTNVGSHNPIRIAFHEWDAIRQDTVRTYRQTGSLRTALGYVFGPPGWSHDGTRKTTRQLRDQSVSNQPSA, from the coding sequence ATGAAAGACCTGATCCAGTATGCTATTCCCGGGTTTGTAGTGCTGCTGGTGGCGGAGGTGATCGTGACGGCCGTTCAGCAGCGTGATTATTACGACGCCCGCGACACAGCCAGCAGCTTGGCGATGGGGATCGGCAACGTGCTGATCGGGGTCGTCGGCAAAGTGGTGGTCTTCGGTACCTATTCGCTGGTGTACCGGTTTCGGCTGGCAACGGTCGACATGACTCAGTGGTGGGCATGGGTGATGCTGTTCTTCGCCGACGATTTCAGCTACTATCTTTTTCACCGGATCAGTCACAGCAGCCGCTACTTCTGGGCTTCGCACGTCATACACCATTCATCGCTGAAGTACAACCTGGGAACTGCCCTCCGGCAAACCTGGACGGGGACGCTGACGGGCTCGTTTGTTTTCTGGATATGGTTACCGCTGGTGGGTTTTTCGCCGGTAGCCGTGATGACCATGCAGTCGATTAGTCTGCTTTACCAGTTCTGGATACACACCGAATTGATTGGCAAACTACCCGCGCCAATCGAGTTTATCTTCAATACGCCGTCGCACCACCGCGTACACCACGGTTCTGACCTCGACTATCTCGATAGAAACCACGCGGGGGTTCTGATTATCTGGGACAGGCTGTTTGGGACGTTTACGGCCGAAAAACAGCGCCCTACTTACGGCCTGACAACAAATGTTGGTTCGCACAACCCGATCCGTATTGCCTTTCACGAATGGGACGCGATCCGGCAGGATACCGTACGCACGTATCGGCAAACCGGCTCCCTCCGCACGGCGCTGGGATATGTGTTCGGACCGCCGGGCTGGAGTCACGACGGCACCCGCAAAACGACCCGGCAACTACGCGATCAATCCGTGTCGAATCAGCCGTCGGCATAA
- a CDS encoding GNAT family N-acetyltransferase, with amino-acid sequence MHETSPLTNNESARRFEVTVDGKPAFINYQKQGDKTLILTHTEVDPTLEGKGVGSKLVADTLAYIDSRGMNIVSACPFVSVYIKRHPDWQRLLVEDLAED; translated from the coding sequence ATGCACGAAACATCACCATTGACAAATAACGAGTCGGCCCGGCGGTTTGAAGTAACCGTTGATGGTAAACCCGCTTTTATCAACTACCAGAAGCAGGGCGATAAGACGCTCATACTCACACATACCGAAGTAGACCCGACGCTGGAAGGCAAAGGTGTCGGTTCGAAACTGGTGGCGGATACGTTGGCTTACATCGATAGTCGGGGCATGAATATCGTATCGGCCTGTCCGTTTGTGAGTGTGTACATCAAGCGACACCCCGACTGGCAGCGGCTCCTGGTTGAGGACCTCGCCGAAGACTAA
- a CDS encoding acyl-CoA dehydrogenase family protein, producing the protein MQVQTSSPASTRGKADLFDAPDFYCLDDLLTAEHKLVRSAVRDFVKREMTPIVEDYAQRCEFPRQLVAKFGQIGVFGATIPTEYGGGGLDQISYGLMTQEIERGDSGMRSCVSVQSSLVMYPIWAFGSEEQKQKYLPGLAKGTLLGCFGLTEPNHGSDPGSLETNFIERSDYYLLNGSKLWITNAPIADIAIVWARNEQGKVRALILERGMEGLTASEIPNKWSLRASSTGQLHFQDVRVPKENLLPEAYGLKSALKCLDQARYGIAWGALGAAMECYEVARRYALERIQFRKPIASFQLIQKKLAEMLTDITQAQLLCWRLGMLKNEDKATTAQISMAKRNNVEVAQRVAREARQILGGMGIVGDYPIMRHLMNLESVSTYEGTHDIHLLILGNEITGIPAYK; encoded by the coding sequence ATGCAAGTTCAGACTTCCTCTCCCGCTTCGACGCGCGGCAAAGCCGACCTGTTCGACGCCCCCGATTTTTACTGCCTCGACGACCTGCTGACGGCCGAGCATAAGCTGGTCCGGTCGGCTGTGCGCGACTTCGTTAAACGCGAAATGACGCCCATCGTGGAAGACTACGCACAGCGGTGCGAATTCCCCCGGCAGCTCGTTGCCAAGTTTGGGCAGATCGGTGTTTTTGGGGCCACCATCCCAACCGAGTATGGAGGGGGCGGGCTCGACCAGATCTCGTATGGCCTTATGACGCAGGAGATCGAGCGGGGTGACTCGGGTATGCGCTCCTGCGTGTCGGTGCAGAGTTCGCTGGTGATGTACCCGATCTGGGCGTTTGGGTCGGAGGAGCAAAAGCAAAAATACCTGCCCGGTCTGGCCAAGGGTACGCTGCTGGGCTGCTTCGGGCTGACGGAACCCAACCACGGCTCTGACCCCGGTAGTTTGGAGACCAATTTCATCGAGCGCAGCGACTACTACCTGCTCAACGGGTCGAAACTCTGGATTACCAACGCCCCCATCGCCGACATTGCCATCGTCTGGGCGCGCAACGAGCAGGGTAAAGTGCGGGCACTGATTCTGGAGCGTGGTATGGAAGGGCTGACGGCCAGCGAGATACCCAACAAATGGTCGCTACGGGCCAGTAGCACGGGGCAACTGCATTTTCAGGATGTACGCGTACCGAAAGAAAACCTGTTGCCCGAAGCGTACGGCCTTAAAAGCGCGCTGAAATGCCTGGACCAGGCCCGTTACGGTATTGCATGGGGCGCGTTGGGAGCGGCTATGGAGTGCTACGAAGTGGCCCGCCGGTATGCGCTCGAACGGATTCAGTTTCGCAAACCCATTGCCAGTTTTCAGCTCATCCAGAAAAAGCTGGCCGAAATGCTGACCGACATTACGCAGGCCCAGCTGCTCTGCTGGCGACTTGGCATGCTCAAAAATGAGGATAAAGCCACCACCGCGCAGATTTCGATGGCCAAGCGTAATAACGTGGAGGTCGCGCAGCGGGTGGCGCGGGAAGCCCGGCAGATTCTGGGTGGCATGGGAATCGTGGGCGATTATCCGATCATGCGCCACCTGATGAACCTTGAATCGGTCAGCACCTACGAGGGTACGCACGACATACACCTGCTGATTCTGGGCAACGAAATCACGGGTATTCCGGCCTACAAGTAA
- a CDS encoding response regulator, protein MITTDESKLEFYTLLSRDVSLFDFMQTAGLQGLIYGDPAQPALNYVSPAFWAALGYERPQPLFPDWTTLLRSQPPAADASQSPLPYCFTGSAGSTVWLCGRLRLLTAPDGSARQLLVFTNVADSELPDAVQADDEAAASSSLLQTFTGNPLLQSILDSLPIHVYIKDTKSRKLFANRAEYTYMGADSAESILGKSDYELFPVESARQSILEDQHVMNTGEPMLAQETINTRRDDDPCWFLSSKIPLYDAQGTASGLLGISLDITSRKQAELELQRTKEMLERTNQVARVGGWEVNLVEETIYFSPITREIHEVPDDYIPVLDKAIAFYKEGGSREAITQAVDICIREGTPYALDLQIITYTGREIWVRAIGQGEFVDGQCVRLVGTFQDIDEQKRTQQLAHSAALMLRKLSDRVPGCLYQFQSFKDGHVNFPYLSTGATDLFDLPAPADETDSCAELILGRIHPDDLPMMMETVRNSRTSLANWNADFRVILPHKGERWLHADSVPELLPDSTLWHGYFQDITTRKQIEQELIRERQNAEEASRSKSEFLANMSHEIRTPLNGVIGFTDLLMRTKLDALQQEYMSTVNHSANSLLDVISDILDFSKIEAGKLDLAVEKSDIYDIGSQVADMIKYQAHQKGLEMLLNIAPDVPRYIWADPVRLRQILVNLLGNAVKFTQQGEIELRIETIPTAQPDQMAFRFLVHDSGIGIAPQNQQKIFNAFSQADSSTTRRFGGTGLGLTISNKLLALMGSQLQLKSEENQGSTFFFDVSFRAEPGEPLDYEVITGISRVLIVDDNATNRLIVQNMLTLKQIESIQAINGLDALDKLTNGPAFDLVLMDYHMPYMDGIETIRKIRRTLNFSPEQLPILLLGSSADDAYVEAACNTLSVQQHLMKPIKIQQFFQALAKVHQPQSKPVVLSEPVAQPSLTVTGQTVLIVEDNPVNMLLASAILRNVSPNINLLTAKNGLEGVNVFVQSQPDLILMDIQMPEMNGYEATAAIRALDTGQTVPIIALTAGIMKSERERCLNAGMNDYITKPVVKNTIARILQQWLPQTDSVEEAPAVPAPSPVLLPMRAHFDEEELRIRVGGDKEFMDELLSEVNGYLSGFPAELHHYRTSRNWVEVKAIAHKLKGSALNLSFGILATLASEVEQLAGLDETRLIELESQLKTEIALIQTLI, encoded by the coding sequence TTGATAACGACAGACGAGAGTAAGCTGGAGTTTTACACGCTGCTGAGCAGAGACGTTTCTTTGTTCGATTTTATGCAAACTGCTGGTTTGCAAGGACTCATCTATGGAGACCCGGCTCAGCCCGCTCTTAACTACGTGAGCCCGGCTTTCTGGGCTGCGCTGGGTTATGAACGCCCTCAGCCTTTGTTTCCTGACTGGACAACACTGCTCCGTAGCCAGCCACCGGCAGCAGATGCCAGCCAGTCACCACTGCCCTACTGCTTTACCGGAAGCGCAGGTAGTACGGTTTGGCTCTGCGGCAGGTTACGGCTCCTGACGGCCCCGGATGGGTCAGCGCGCCAGTTGCTTGTCTTTACAAATGTAGCTGACAGCGAGTTGCCCGATGCCGTGCAGGCCGACGACGAGGCAGCGGCCTCCTCATCGCTGCTCCAGACGTTTACGGGTAATCCGTTGCTTCAGTCGATTCTGGACAGCCTGCCCATTCACGTCTATATTAAGGATACCAAATCCAGAAAGCTGTTTGCTAACCGCGCGGAGTACACCTACATGGGGGCCGACAGCGCGGAATCCATCCTCGGCAAAAGCGACTACGAGTTATTTCCGGTCGAGTCGGCCCGCCAGTCGATTCTGGAAGACCAACACGTGATGAACACCGGTGAGCCGATGCTGGCTCAGGAAACGATTAATACGCGCCGTGACGACGATCCCTGCTGGTTTTTATCCTCTAAAATTCCGCTCTACGATGCGCAGGGAACCGCGTCGGGGCTGCTGGGCATCAGCCTCGATATTACGTCGCGCAAACAGGCGGAACTTGAGTTACAGCGGACCAAGGAAATGCTGGAGCGGACTAACCAGGTTGCCCGCGTGGGTGGCTGGGAGGTGAATCTGGTCGAGGAAACCATTTATTTTTCGCCCATCACCCGCGAAATTCACGAAGTGCCCGACGATTATATTCCTGTGCTCGACAAGGCGATTGCGTTCTACAAGGAAGGCGGTAGCCGTGAGGCCATTACGCAGGCAGTAGACATCTGCATTCGGGAAGGAACGCCCTACGCCCTCGACCTGCAAATCATTACCTACACGGGTCGGGAAATCTGGGTGCGGGCCATTGGGCAGGGCGAGTTTGTTGATGGGCAATGCGTAAGGCTGGTAGGAACGTTTCAGGACATCGACGAGCAAAAGCGGACGCAGCAACTGGCGCACAGTGCCGCCCTGATGCTCCGAAAACTGTCGGACCGCGTACCGGGCTGCCTGTACCAGTTTCAGTCGTTCAAAGACGGACACGTGAACTTCCCGTATCTGTCGACCGGGGCAACTGACCTGTTTGATCTGCCCGCACCCGCCGATGAGACTGATTCATGCGCCGAACTGATCCTGGGTCGTATCCACCCCGACGACCTGCCCATGATGATGGAAACCGTCCGTAATTCGCGAACGTCGCTGGCCAACTGGAACGCCGATTTTCGGGTTATCCTGCCCCACAAAGGCGAACGCTGGCTTCATGCCGACTCGGTACCAGAATTACTACCCGACAGTACGCTCTGGCACGGGTATTTTCAGGATATTACGACCCGTAAGCAAATCGAGCAGGAGCTGATCCGGGAGCGGCAGAACGCCGAAGAAGCCAGCCGCTCGAAGTCGGAGTTTCTGGCCAATATGAGCCACGAAATTCGTACGCCCCTGAACGGCGTTATCGGGTTCACCGACCTGCTGATGCGCACCAAACTCGACGCCCTCCAGCAGGAATATATGTCGACGGTCAATCACTCGGCCAATTCACTGCTCGACGTTATCAGCGACATCCTTGACTTTTCGAAGATTGAAGCGGGGAAACTTGACCTTGCCGTTGAAAAATCCGACATCTACGACATTGGCAGTCAGGTGGCCGATATGATTAAGTACCAGGCCCATCAGAAAGGGCTGGAGATGCTGCTCAACATTGCCCCCGACGTGCCGCGCTACATCTGGGCCGACCCGGTCCGGCTGCGGCAGATTCTGGTTAACCTGCTGGGCAACGCGGTTAAGTTTACGCAACAGGGTGAGATCGAGCTGCGCATCGAGACGATACCTACTGCGCAGCCCGATCAGATGGCGTTCCGGTTTCTGGTACACGACAGCGGTATCGGGATTGCTCCGCAGAACCAACAGAAAATTTTTAATGCCTTCTCGCAGGCCGACTCCTCTACCACCCGACGCTTCGGCGGTACCGGGCTGGGGCTGACCATCTCCAACAAACTGCTTGCCCTGATGGGCAGTCAGTTACAGCTGAAAAGCGAGGAAAACCAGGGCAGCACCTTCTTCTTCGACGTTTCGTTCCGGGCCGAACCCGGCGAACCGCTTGACTACGAAGTAATCACCGGCATCAGTCGGGTTCTGATCGTCGACGACAACGCGACCAATCGACTGATCGTGCAGAACATGCTGACTCTGAAGCAGATCGAATCGATACAGGCCATCAACGGCCTCGACGCCCTCGACAAGCTGACGAATGGCCCCGCTTTCGATCTGGTGCTGATGGATTACCACATGCCGTACATGGACGGAATCGAAACCATCCGCAAGATTCGGCGTACGCTGAATTTCTCCCCGGAACAACTGCCCATCCTGCTGCTCGGTAGTTCGGCCGACGATGCGTACGTCGAAGCGGCCTGCAACACGCTGTCGGTGCAGCAGCACCTGATGAAGCCGATCAAGATCCAGCAGTTTTTTCAGGCGCTGGCCAAGGTTCATCAGCCGCAGTCGAAGCCCGTTGTCCTGTCCGAACCAGTTGCCCAGCCATCCCTCACCGTTACAGGGCAAACGGTATTAATCGTTGAGGATAATCCGGTCAATATGCTGCTGGCCAGTGCCATCCTGCGTAACGTGTCGCCCAACATCAATCTACTGACAGCCAAAAACGGGCTCGAAGGTGTGAACGTGTTTGTGCAGTCGCAGCCGGACCTGATCCTGATGGACATTCAGATGCCTGAAATGAACGGCTACGAAGCCACAGCCGCCATCCGGGCCCTCGACACCGGGCAGACGGTACCCATTATCGCGCTGACGGCGGGCATCATGAAGTCGGAGCGGGAGCGCTGCCTGAACGCGGGGATGAACGACTATATCACCAAGCCGGTCGTGAAAAATACGATTGCCCGGATTCTACAACAGTGGTTACCCCAAACTGATTCCGTTGAGGAAGCCCCGGCAGTGCCAGCACCCAGCCCGGTGCTGCTACCCATGCGCGCACACTTCGACGAAGAAGAACTCCGAATTCGGGTGGGGGGCGACAAAGAGTTTATGGACGAACTGCTGAGCGAGGTCAACGGCTATCTGAGCGGCTTCCCGGCCGAGCTACACCACTACCGCACCAGCCGCAACTGGGTTGAGGTCAAGGCGATAGCGCACAAGTTAAAGGGGAGTGCGCTGAACCTGAGTTTCGGCATACTGGCAACGCTGGCGAGTGAAGTTGAGCAACTGGCGGGGCTGGACGAAACGCGGCTGATTGAACTGGAGTCTCAGCTCAAAACCGAAATCGCCCTGATTCAGACGCTGATTTGA